The DNA window GTGCTGTTTATTATAAGTTGCACCAACTACGATCATTCTATTCGATAAAGAAGCAAAAGTAGAAGTATAATTCGAGTGCACtgcattaatttttgtttcatttaaaataaataactaatttGCTATGTCCAGAGGTGCTATCTATTCTTTCTCAGTTCCTCCTCTACTTCCCATCATTACAATGGACCActttaatatttttcgaatGTGGAGAGAAAAGgagcagaaaatttcaaacaactgATTTCATCTGCAGAATGACTTTGTTTTAAGTTTTCTGAAGACTAGTGGCCGTCGTCCTTCCTACAAGTTCACAAAGAAGTCACTCCTTGTGATACGATTCTTTCTTGAAGTGACTGgcgtaatttaaaaaaaacaaaacggatgTGCCAGCGAAAAGATTCTTGCTAAAGTTTCCTTCTCTTCAAATCGTTTGATTTCCCATTCATCATCACATCACCCATTTCTTTCCGCTCTGTTCCATTTTACTAGATAAATTAATCCATATTTAGTAGTTCTACtcttctaaattttaaatacttttttcaaacattggTTGTTCATCTGATATACAACTTATCGCTGCCACATACTCgttaatatattttttcattccatccatcttatttatttattcatctattcGTTCATGCATTCATTCGTGTACTAACTGACTAATGTGCATACTATTTCAATTGCCTAATAGTTTATTCGTTCATTAATTTACTTGCTCTTTCACCATCCTTCCGTTAATTTActtctttaaattaaaaaaaaacacaattcgGATAGTTAGGTTCACAATCATGCATTCATTCGGGTGCTCATTCGTTTGTCTGCTTATTCATTTAgttaactagttttttttggtaaCTTCATTGGTTGATCTCCGTAATTTTGTGCTAGAACAGAAAGATGCGTTTGTAGGGATCACGTTGTTTTCACTTTTGATGAGAATCGCACTATTCCATAGCAGTTAATATGTTATGGCCGAAAAGTTCTGCCCACATGTGTGTGGTCGTGTGGTATAGCCTTGCCAGATGTGTTGATCGCACACCTGTGGCAAAAGGGGTAAGTGCGGCGGGagcgctgattttttttcctgaaatatccTAGAAATTCTGTCGCTGGAAGTGTCAATATTAAAGTTTCTTTAAGTTATGTGATGTGATGAATACACTTTTCTCCAGGTAGTTTAAGCTGTCGGCAGAGattgctttctttcttgtgGCTTTCTAATTCGTGGTCGAACGCTGAATCTTGAGAGACAGgtccataaaaataaagatagatAACAACCTTGCTCGTACAATACAAACCAGTCTCATTGCAATCTTAACATATTTTGTCACATTTATTTATCCTATATGTTATATtacattcatattcatatcatatttttcgatatattttctgtggaaaaagagttttttccttcaattgcATGTGTGCTTTTATTTTGGGCACACATTAGGTTTTTGCTGTGCAGTATACTTTTGATTTCTAATGTTAGCGTACATATGCGACGAATTTATCTGTCCTCAAATCGAATATTTTGCCTGGATAACTGAGTTTGGATTTTGTGACTTTTTGCCATCCTAGGCCCTTCTTCCACACTTCATTAAGCAATCGAATGACTGCTGCCGGGGCGTTAATTTTTGATCTTGAAATCCCGGTCTCTCCTGAAttcaactttttgtttttttcgaaatgttttaACCTCCAGCAAAAGCGACAGTCTTTCGCTATCTCTTTTGTCACATTGTATCTGTATATATGTGGACACATTTGTTTCGTACCTGctctgttatatggcgaaataTTCCCATGCATTGCAGAAAgatgctgtcgtccagcacatttCCGAAGCCCACAagctgaaaggtcaactgcccgaagggagcatggaatcttcggcaacaaccattcgtttcatcacgctgaactgccgaacactatcgaatGAAATCCAAACCGCCTTGTCTAGGTTTCTGCGATATATCTCTGTGCCGTTTGCTGCACTGTagaaaacacgcatgagaAATCGGCCAGTCATCAAAATCCCACCATATACtacggcgatgctgatgagaagaaagtaggtggctgagcgatagctgtgagggaCGATAACAACGACCtgatggaggaatttggctcagcATCGTCTAGATGCGCTTTCGTACGACTACGGGTTCACAGAGGACGTAActtctggatcgtaagtgctcacgcacctacgaaaaccgctgaggacaacagtaaagACGAATTCGATGGTGAAcgcaatgcgttgatgtctaaaataccaagccagcaggtggtcattgtcggagtcgacgcaaatgcgaagatgggactcgaacagcaatccgatgtgctaggaaaatggtatcatgcagcggagcgcaggccggacaacggtgaccgttttaacgcctgaagagcagggCAAGCGGAAgttgaggactcttaagcttcagctcgacttcGTCCTGGCGAGAAACATCCTTCAgtcggatatccgaaaatcaaGAGCTGTTGGGACGTTGCTTTCGACTCCCATCACCGTCTTGTTCTTCTCGGCcttaagatacggttccaAAGAAGGAACCttttgaaaaagagagaaaaaccgAAGGAATTCAATTATTaatcaatttcttcaaaaggaTACAAATCTCTTCGATGATTATGAACTTAATTTTTGCGAGActgaaatcacaaaaaaaggtttgcgaatttctcatttctgtaATTCAAGGGGATTGTGAGAAGCGTTGTTGTTGTGCATTCGATGACACTCTAATATTGAACTCTCACGGATTATTCTTTGTGTTAGGATCATTGCTACTTCGTTTTAGTTCCCGGTAATCTCCCTCCCACTATGTTGGTGCTGTTCTTCCCTTCAGAGGCACCACATAGTCAATCGTCTATTTGTTCATGCACTAGTGAAATGTTTCTCCAAAAgatgtgagaaaaaataaaacttatttTTCCCTTCCTTTACCCTGCTTTAACGGTAGCTGCTTATTCACTCTTCTGCTCTCGTTACGGGAAGCCGATGgtgtcaataaataaattctcgCCTTTGTTTATCTCGTTCCGAGCGCGCTACGGTACTGTAGCGACGGAAGTGATGCGGTTTTGCTTATGTTAAAAGCACCTgtctcagtaattttttccataaactTCAAGCAAAATATTTATCGTTAACATCAATTGTGGTTTTGTATGAAATTCTGGAAACTTGTTCGCTATCCGGGCTGTACGCTGTAGTTTTATTCCGACAAGAAGCAAATTACCATAATTATGCTGGAGTATTGCACTCGAAAACTTCGTGGTAAAAAAAGGAGCTGAAGGGCACATAAAAGAGACAACTTTGTgattctcattattttcggacatttattttgtaattttaaatttctttaacGAAGCTTTCTTCTCTACCTCGTGAGGTTCAACGACTTCGCCAGCACTTCCTGGGGTACTTCACCGGTTCCTGGTGCTACATTACTGAATTCACAAGTGTTTGTCAAAACttgacagaaacaaaaatttcgataAGTACGAAAATTCGTTCTTTACGAAATAGAAAAGATCGACATTAGGGAAggaatcttaaaaaaagaaaaacgattgCGAAAATGTCGGCAAAGGctaacatttttcaaagagaatgTTTGTGTGAGTAAGATATCAATTCCTCTTTGAGTTGGAttttaaactcaaaaaaaatcgaaaatttttgaagtgatcTGAACTCTCAATGATTTCATGAGTTTGAATTTATACAGTCGAATATTCTTGAAGTCACTaaagattgcaaaaaaaaaaaacacaatctCTCTTCACAAAGACATTTCccattcttccatttttgcTGCATAATTTACGATGTACGCGGTTCTATGAATATTGTTATACAAAAAGGTGTTTTGGCGTTCTCAGGTTACGTAAGCTACGATCACGTGATATGACATGTGTGAACCTGGTAATCCAAGAAATCTACCAAATTAGACATGTCCCATCTTGCTCTTTTTAGTTTCTAACTGCGTTTCTGTGTTCTATGCATGCTTGACACGTAAGAACATGCATATCCACGTAGATTATCCAACTCGAACGCTGCACTATTCGTCgtttcttctgttcttttctattctgaATCGAATACAAGAGATTTTCTGAACCAAACCTTGAAAATCCCTATCTTTTATGGTTTTCCTTCTCGCACCACAACTGCTGTACTGATtataattttcattcttcctcttctcttttctcctctCTGTAGATTTCTcgatttcatggttttttaaaacaagTGTCTTTAGAAATACAggacataaaaataaatcgaaaagaataaaatgaagtggTTGTTTGTTAGGAAAAGGAGCTAGTCAggaaattccattttttctggaaataacaGTTTTACTTCTAATCGGGAAGTGAACTTTTTCTATgggcttcttttttcagttttctacATTCCGCTGATTGCTCTACTGTTTTGCTAATGGAAAGCTTCATGTATTCTCCTGAGTAGTCCTGAGAATTGCTCGGAtagcttctttttccttttaaacgGTTTTCTCATGAGTAGAATGTTGAAAGGAATAGAATTACGGATTGCTGAAAATCCAACTGGGTGATTTATCACAGTCTAACTGTAGATTTGCTATTGGTCCATAAGTAATCCTGAGTATTGTTGAGACCGTTTCTCTGGCACtctcaacgttttttttatacGTCGGTAGTAGAAAAGGGTATCCATAATTACTCATGGCTCACGAATGGCTGTGGCTGTTTCGCTGTGGCTTCGCTGAGTCCAATACAAATTCCT is part of the Necator americanus strain Aroian chromosome V, whole genome shotgun sequence genome and encodes:
- a CDS encoding hypothetical protein (NECATOR_CHRV.G18517.T1) codes for the protein MEEFGSASSRCAFVRLRVHRGRNFWIVSAHAPTKTAEDNSKDEFDGERNALMSKIPSQQVVIVGVDANAKMGLEQQSDVLGKWYHAAERRPDNGDRFNA